DNA sequence from the Leptospirillum ferrooxidans C2-3 genome:
ACTTCCTGAAGGGCGCCCGAATGAGGGGCGAATTCCCAGCATCTGGAGCGTTCCAAGCATTGTTGCTCCCTTCATCGGCGCCCCGTTGTCCGAGTACGGGTTCCTTTCAGCCGGTCCTGTCCACACCCAGCAGTGGGCTCCCAAGTTCCTGGAGAGGGCGTTTTGGGACGGACTGACGAAGAAGAAAGGGAGGAAGGAGACGCTCTCCGGTTCCCGGACGCCCTCCAGATCAAGATCGACATGTCGGAAAAAGATCCTGACGAACGGAACGCCTTCCCCCGGATTTTTCTTCCCAAGGCCGGTCGATGGTCCGTCTCCGTCCAGGCAGAACGAGAGATTCCGGAGCCAACACAAGAACCGCTCCGGAGATCGCACTGGACCTTGGGGTGGCCGACGTTTGCCACGACATCGGACGGTTTCCGAATCCATCCGGATGCAGAGACTTTTCTGGTCATGAAACGGGCTCCGTTGGGAGCAGAGGAAACTCTCCCGGGAATACCGTGAAGGGTCCATGATGAAGAACTTCCGGAAAGAGAAGCTCCACGTGGCAAAGACCCACGAGAAGATCTCGACTTCGATCGGCGAAACCCAAGACGTCGTCTTTGTCGAGGATCTGAAGATCCGGAACATCTCCCGATCCGACCGGAGGACGGCCGATGCTCCTTGGCAGAACGTCCGGCAGAAGTCCGGACTGAACCGCTCCATCCTCTCTCGCAGGGATGGGGGATCTTCCTGACCCTCCTGAACGAAAAGCTGTCCCGAAACGGAGGACGTCTGGTCCGGGTTCCCCCCCCGGTACACGAGCCAGACCTGCTCTGCCTGCGGACATGTCTGTCCGGAAAACCGGAAGACGCAGGAGGCGTTCGCCTGCGTGGCCTGCGGTCATCCGGAGAACGCCGACGCCAATGCCGCAAGGAATATTCTCAGGGCTGGGCAAGCCCGCAGCGCCTGTTCGGAAAGGAGGATGTCAAATCATGGAGAAACATCCGGTTAAAATCAGTCCAATCCCGAACCACCAAGATATTAAAAAGAGGAATCCGCCATGCCATTTTCTTTAAACAAGTTTGCCAAGCTGTTAAGTACAATCGATCGCAATGGCGATTTCAAGACCAGTGGAATCATCGAAACATTCATGCCCCGGCTGATACTCGAAGGAGTCGGGTCTGTTTCTCTTCCGCTGACACTCGAACAGTCCGGACAAATTTTTTCTGTTTCCGAGCAGGCTCCCTACGGCAAAGGGGGGAAAACGCTGCTCGACACAGCGGTTCGCAACACCCGACAAATCCCCCCGGACCGGATTCGCATCGAGGGCCGGCACTGGGCAGAAACACTACAAAACATTGTCATTCTGGCGGTCGAAGGTCTGGGGGTGAGAGAACCTGTCGCGGCCGAGTTTTACAAGCTGTTGATTTACGATACGGGAGGCTTTTTTCTGGATCATCGCGATACAGAAAAGATCCCTGGCATGTTTGCAACCCTTGTGATCGCCCTTCCTTCCGCTTACACAGGCGGAGAGCTTATCGTGCACCATAAGGGCAAGGCATCCCGAATCGATCTCCAGACCTCGGATCCTTCCGAACTGTCTTTTGCCGCTTTTTATGCCGATTGCGTACACGAAGTCGAACCCGTCACATCGGGATGCCGCCTGACGCTTGTCTACAATCTAAAACGGGTGGGAACGGATCAGCTCCCGACACCTCCCGACTACCAGTCGGAAACAGACAATGTCATAAAATTCCTCAAGGATTGGGTTCACGAAAAGGGAATGCCCGATTCGAGCATTCCGGAAAAGATCATCTATCCACTGGAACATGCCTATACTCCAGCAGAACTTTCCTTCGGATCCCTCAAGGGAACGGATGCGGCAGTGGCTTCTGTCCTGACCCTGGCTGCAGAAAAATCGGGATGCGACCTTCATCTGGCTCTTCTATCCATGGAGGAAAGCGGTTCAGCAAGCTATAACGGCTCCTATCGCTCCAGATGGAAAGAAGATGAGGACGATGAGTCCAACTTTGAAGTGGACGAGGTCTTCGATAGAACCCTCTCCCTTTCCCATTGGCAGCACCCCGAAGGGGTACCCTTCGAAACAGAGAGCCTTCCTTTCGAAGAAAACGAACTATGCCCGGAAAATGCGCTGGACAACCTTGAAGAGTTGGAAGAGTCCTTTCATGAGGCAACGGGAAATGAGGGCGCCTCTTTCGAA
Encoded proteins:
- a CDS encoding 2OG-Fe(II) oxygenase: MPFSLNKFAKLLSTIDRNGDFKTSGIIETFMPRLILEGVGSVSLPLTLEQSGQIFSVSEQAPYGKGGKTLLDTAVRNTRQIPPDRIRIEGRHWAETLQNIVILAVEGLGVREPVAAEFYKLLIYDTGGFFLDHRDTEKIPGMFATLVIALPSAYTGGELIVHHKGKASRIDLQTSDPSELSFAAFYADCVHEVEPVTSGCRLTLVYNLKRVGTDQLPTPPDYQSETDNVIKFLKDWVHEKGMPDSSIPEKIIYPLEHAYTPAELSFGSLKGTDAAVASVLTLAAEKSGCDLHLALLSMEESGSASYNGSYRSRWKEDEDDESNFEVDEVFDRTLSLSHWQHPEGVPFETESLPFEENELCPENALDNLEELEESFHEATGNEGASFERSYQSAALVLWPRDRKMSVIHRAGLAISIPFLDKLIWEWENAHSGQKSLLEKQAEELSALIINSWTVPERLNPWSSELKLTPRMLNLLLRLGNENHIVAFIERHMVPPVYGHKDNEALIGTIRLLPSSRFSSLMTNLIEKNAESALEACADLFKRWARSDNDQEQKMPLEKSAETLVEVLTGKNPKFVKEEKPVFIVNLLEALERIAPHLSIRSSRYILENPETYGLDESLIPAVLVFLNSKGNEPSPSFKILRTHCLDRLRERAASLLEPPKDWVRFSKISCKCPDCKILREFLADPDRGAWSFKAAESRREHIIISIQKDRLDLDSTTEKKSRPYTLVCTKNSASYEKLLKQRKKDLENIARMEGD